In the Quercus lobata isolate SW786 chromosome 5, ValleyOak3.0 Primary Assembly, whole genome shotgun sequence genome, one interval contains:
- the LOC115991406 gene encoding uncharacterized protein LOC115991406, whose amino-acid sequence MGETGDDSKTLRELFSPITTNPPSCIVLPTTTAAHFELKPQIIHLLPTFHGLDREDPYMHVKDFLEICATCKFQNFTDDSVRLRLFPFSLKDKAKAWLNSLSPGSITSWELLVTKFLSKFFPMAKTNALRREIADFYQDEQEKFYESWERFKDLILKCPHHGFETWRLVQYFYNGLTQTNRNMIESMNGGGFLSLVDDEAYKFLENFSESSQQWDFSNRKERCAPAIKKGGLYEVSEDLGIKARLDNLTRKVEALALGRGMNSVNQVQSETCSICASPMHTTQMCPSATGYPDFYAEQANALNNYGKPFASPFSETYNPNWRNHPNFSWRQNQPPTNVGGQQVHQQSQFRPPTQAYPPIPQSTPQFVVPPRQQPSLEESLKTFMQSTSQAIQEMKSSANLNTQAISKLENQVGQLATQVGEREKGKFPSQPIPNPKGQYAINGSSSSTHGQEHVQSITTLRSGKQVDNQVKMLEVEDDENIVLKEKGTHSSHDDHREKKDNPPATPIQDLNSPLDKRFVPKAPFPQRLINPQKSAQFGDILEVFKQVQINIPFLDAIQQVPAYAKFLKDLVTMKRKTNVPKKAFLTEQVSSITQNKYPAKCKDLGSPTISCRIGDRLIERALLDLGASVNLMPYSVYL is encoded by the coding sequence ATGGGAGAAACAGGAGATGATTCAAAAACTCTTAGGGAGTTGTTCTCACCCATAACCACCAACCCTCCATCTTGCATAGTATTGCCTACAACCACTGCTGCACATTTTGAGTTAAAGCCACAGATAATCCACCTTCTTCCTACTTTTCATGGATTGGATAGAGAAGATCCTTATATGCATGTGAAGGATTTTCTTGAGATTTGTGCTACTtgtaagtttcagaatttcACTGATGACTCTGTTCGCTTGCGTTTATTCCCTTTTTCCTTGAAGGATAAGGCAAAAGCATGGCTTAATTCTTTGTCACCTGGATCTATCACTTCATGGGAACTGTTGGTCACAAAATTCCTCTCTAAATTTTTCCCAATGGCCAAGACCAATGCTTTGAGGAGAGAAATTGCAGATTTTTATCAGGATGAACAAGAGAAATTTTATGAGAGTTGGGAGAGATTTAAGGACTTGATCTTAAAGTGTCCCCATCATGGTTTTGAAACATGGAGACtagtacaatatttttataatggttTAACTCAGACAAATCGTAACATGATTGAGTCCATGAATGGTGGTGGATTTTTGAGTCTTGTAGATGATGAGGCATACAAATTTCTTGAGAATTTTTCTGAAAGTTCACAACAATGGGATTTTTCCAATCGTAAAGAGAGATGTGCCCCTGCAATTAAGAAAGGAGGATTGTATGAAGTCAGTGAAGATTTAGGCATAAAAGCTAGGTTGGACAATCTCACTCGTAAGGTTGAAGCTTTAGCTTTAGGTAGAGGGATGAATTCTGTCAATCAAGTTCAAAGTGAAACATGCTCTATTTGTGCTAGTCCTATGCATACAACACAAATGTGTCCTTCTGCAACTGGGTACCCTGATTTTTATGCTGAGCAAGCAAATGCACTAAATAATTATGGAAAACCATTTGCTAGTCCATTTTCAGAGACATACAATCCAAATTGGAGGAACCATCCTAATTTCTCATGGAGGCAAAATCAGCCACCCACAAATGTAGGTGGACAACAAGTGCATCAACAAAGTCAATTTCGTCCACCTACTCAAGCATATCCTCCCATTCCTCAATCAACACCTCAGTTTGTAGTACCACCAAGACAACAACCATCTTTGGAGGAGTCTCTCAAAACTTTCATGCAGTCAACTAGCCAAGCCATTCAAGAGATGAAAAGTTCCGCCAATTTGAATACTCAAGCTATTTCAAAGTTGGAAAATCAAGTTGGCCAGTTAGCAACCCAAGTTggagaaagggaaaaaggaaagttTCCTAGTCAACCTATACCTAACCCAAAAGGACAGTATGCCATCAATGGTTCTTCTAGTTCTACTCATGGACAAGAACATGTTCAGTCTATTACTACCCTTAGGTCTGGTAAGCAAGTTGATAATCAAGTGAAAATGCTAGAAGTGGAGgatgatgaaaatattgtgttaaaggaaaaaggaactCATAGTTCACATGATGATCATAGAGAAAAGAAGGACAACCCACCCGCCACTCCAATTCAGGATCTTAATTCCCCCCTTGATAAGAGGTTTGTTCCTAAAGCTCCATTTCCTCAAAGGTTAATCAATCCTCAGAAAAGTGCACAATTTGGagacattttagaggtttttaagCAAGTGCAAATAAACATTCCATTTCTTGATGCAATTCAGCAAGTTCCTGCTTATGCCAAATTTCTAAAAGATCTTGTGACAATGAAGAGAAAGACAAATGTCCCTAAAAAGGCATTTTTGACAGAGCAAGTTAGTTCAATCACTCAGAATAAATATCCAGCAAAATGTAAGGACCTTGGATCTCCTACAATTTCATGCAGGATTGGGGATCGTCTCATTGAGCGAGCTTTGCTAGATTTAGGGGCAAGTGTGAACCTAATGCCATATTCAGTATACTTATAG